The nucleotide window CACACCCTACACACCCTAGCCCTCCCCACACATGCACAAAATCCAGAGTGTGTTGCTGCCACACACCCTACACACCCTGGCCCTCTCCACACGTGCAAAAATGATAAAACCCTGGCCGGGGGAGGTGATGTCACCCAAATTTCAGTAAAGCAACTGAAGGGTTAATAATGATGCAAAGTATAATGTGAAACGTTGTTGCTTAGTAATGGTATGTTTGAAaacaaacttgtcttttttaTTTTGTCCAAACAAAGAACCGGATCAActaattgtattttgagtttaCTAACAATATTGAACCATAAGCAAGGTAggcatatatactgcgccaaaaaagtgtCCTTACACTTagaagaaaaatcctaattttaaaactaaaccatgtttgggtaaatttatttgtttaatagatgcactgcaaaaaaaagtgttctgaattagaacactaaaaattgtaacacttattgaacatataaaagtgtactgattgtgaacaccaagtgttccagactttaacacaacagtataatttgtgaacacgtgtgttcaccttttgaacacttgatgttaacatattgtcgtcattttgtgaacacctaatgttaaaactttgaacacaaagtgttccaaatcctaacacatttacatgttcaatgccatgtaacactttaagaacacatttacatgttcaaaatcaaatgtgttcagctttagaacagttgtgttctaatcatttagaacacttgtgttctaatctttgaacactgagttgtgttcacaaatgtcatacacttagtgttcaagtctggaacatatgacacttaggcctacatatgttcaataagtgttacaaaaagggaTGCAATACGCCTACGCAAAGCAAAGTACAAtgggtcaatgtataaatgtacacctttgtccgaaatttaattgtaacaacagactcagtagtaaattacagcaaacctagggctaggcctatgcatgtttgaCTAGTGCAACATCGCAATTACATATATTCCATCAGGCATGCCATGGCATGAAATCGACCCGCATACTGACCAGTTGTAAGACACACTCGTCAGAGGtttaggcctacagtataattcacattAGGCCAATATCAAATTGCAGATTTGCACACTGTCTGACCATGTGACTATTGCATGGTCATGATTGATAAGCTTACTGCGCATTCATTAAAATGCACTAAAACCACGCAATACAAAAACGATGAATTTACGTTTTTAGTCTCGTTGTTCTATGATATGTGGAGAACACGTtcgatatatttgtttttaaataaaatggtattttgtggGTAAAATCTCACCTCCAAATCCCCGTCCAAATCGCGGTTTCTCACTCCGATGACATCGTCTGTTCTATTATACGGTGCAACGACGCATGCGTGGCCCAGCACGTGGTAAATATAGCCTACATACATACAGTGTTCAAAACGAACACATTACATGTTCATTCAGTGTAAAAGTTGTGAACACCTTTATGGGCGTGCACCCAGAGTTATTTGGAGTgtacggtataggcctaaatttcaATATTCGACGTAAGCCtacccctataataggcctattttcaggtattttctataaaccgcaaaatgttcaatgttctttcattccgtgcaagctgcaggcctgtgtaaaataaaatgagaacaactgatgatctccataaataatagtaaccaattacaaaaatggttttacaatcaGGCGAGCATTTTATGCTATATGCCTATTAATAGTGTTGTGAAAATTGTAGATTAAACATACAGtgttcattttatgaacatttagtgaatgatcaaacactatgtgtttaaaagtttcctctgacgttatgttacgaacactaagcattacaaaattgaatgcagtatgtcaaataggcctatatgtcgaatttgaacaggtggtgttctaatgctgaacatttcaaacactatgtgttaaaagtttcctctgacattatgttacgaacactaagcattctgaaattgaatacagtatgtcaacatttgaacaggtggtgttctaatgctgaacacttcaaacactatgtgtttaaaagtttcctctgacgttatgttacgaacactaagcattatggttacgaacaccaagcattatgaaattgaatacagtgtgtcaaattttgcacaggtggtgttctaatgttgaacactttttttttgcaGTGTGCACTATTATATTATGCACAtttattgaatccaatgtgactttaagaagcaaagttacaagcatttgattagacgaaggtccaggtttgaaagtgacaaactggcctattcaaaactccacggactagacatctggtttaatttaaaactaaaggaataaaagaaaactgaaacaaaagaactgacagataaaatgaaagttatgaaaagtacagagaagtaaaaactgaaataaaaactgctttaaataaagctttattgaagaaactgtgtagtctctttgttgcgcttgttgggatctttttgcgccttgtatataggccagtttgtcacttcgtctattcaattgcttgctttacttcttgaggtcacattggattcaatgtggtgtcataataatTTTTTCAGAGGGTGCGAGGGGGGGAGCAAAGGGGTGCAACCTGATGTGACTTTCGGGCGGACGGGGGGgtgaaaattgttttaaaaagccTACCTTGAAATTTCAGAAATTTTCACAAATAGACCTATAGGGCCTACCCCAAATAatgaactttctgtgaaatttgttaaCAAAGAGGATCCAAAAATCAATTATTGCAGAGGCGATAAATGTATACTTTTGAtcagaatgaagatttctcttgaaaaggtctgcatttggaaaatccgcATCCCTGATGTGACTTTCGGGCGGACTGGGGGGGGAGggcaaaattgttttaaacagcCTACTAATGCCACTGGTTTTCGACTGTTAAGAATATTCTCCCTCCCTCCCCCGgaccaaaatattggggggggtacCCAaattaggcctatgggggtggagGGGGTGGGGGCTGGTCCCCGCTAGCCCCCGGTTTCCTAAACACTGGTTTATCCCCCGTTTGCAAGTAAAGGACGGCGGTGCATGGAGCCCACCAAGTAGCAGAACTATTTGTTCTGACCATTTCGTGACAGGTAATATTTGTCTGCtctttaatttgtttacactggGAATATGGTGCTTAGCTGATCATGTTGGTTATGTAAACTTATGGTAGCCCTCTTGACAAAAGTCTGCTAGGGCAGGCTGGGCTTAATTTTGAATGGATTGGAAATTGAATGTGTAGTTCAAAGACTCATGCTAGTTGTCCCCACCCAGTCACCATCCATCCACCCACAACTTCATGAATTTCAACTTCATGATGTGTGTCTGATTTCTAACATATCAGGCATAAATTCATTATGTAGGTTGAGAGAAAACCTAGTGCATTAAGTGTTTTTAAATCGTTTTTTTCCTGCTCACATTGTATGCACAACATCATCAATTAATGACAATGTCCAATCTGGCAATGATGATGATTTTCATTACTTTTAGGCTAGTTTTTTAACAATAGTCATAATATAATATTAAGACTTCATCAAGTAAATAGGCTGTACATAAAGCCTTTGGAACATCATCACAGGGCCCGAAATCCACGCCCAATTTTCTGTAAAATACTTGGCCAATTTTTGCTGCTACCATGGCAGGACCTAGCCCCGGCCCCCAAGCTGGGCTGAAGAGAAAAATATATTGGcttagtagtagtagcagtacaATAAGCCTAAGACAATTACTTCATCAAGTAAACAGGCTGTACATAAAGCCTAAAGTTAGTTTTGGAACATCATCAGAGGGCCCAAAATCCATGCCCAATTTTTGGTAAAATACTTGGCCAATTTTTGCTGCTACCATGGCAGAACCTAGCCTCAGCCCCAAGCCCAGCTTACATGTCCAGCATACAACCCATGGCTATGGATTTCCAGTCTATGGATGCTTCTGCGACGGTAAAATCATTGTTCTTTTTTTCATGACGAATGCATACGTCTAAAGTAGTATGTGTCCTAGTAGAAAACACAGCCTCATCAGACTCAGTCAACCGTCATGCAAATTAATGCACGGCCGTAGGTGCATGGTTATGGCTTTGGTATACCGTCGTAGAATCATTCATTGTTTATACAATATGTGAAAAGCCGATGCAAGAGGGACTAAAGAATTTAGTCTTTTGCAGGCACATTTTTGCTTGTAATTTTAtaatactagcggtcacccgtctttcgtggttcgtaaataaatgcaattttacaaatccattaCCATCCTCCTTAGATTGACGATTAATCAGtcttttcatttaattcattttaatcaacttcttccTTGTTACCCCCCCCGTGCTGTCCCctatcctcccgttctttccaCTAGCTGTTCCCCCTTTAGCTCACATTCCTCTTTTCCGCTCTGCCTCTTATCTGTCCCTAGTATCATAGTTTTAGTACTTTTTCCTAGTCAACTGCTAAAAGATTTGTGAATGTGaaacataaaatgtacatttttaaagggatctagaatgagcgttttgagcgtttcgacagtattttttatggaaaataagagcacctcagacgtatcaaattggattctgaatacgaagcatgtcaaataatttacattttttgaaaatcacaatataatacaaattttatgacaaattataaaaatttgatatttttcaattttttgatataacagtcctcgaagtaaattttataaatctaatgatatattcttaaaagtgtatatagctgggaggaaaaggaaaagatcaattgaaaattttgacctttcatattgaagatatggatttttttcccaaaaagacctaatttttgttggtgttttgggaaaaaatccatatcttcaatacgaaaggtcaacattttcaattgatcatcaacttttcatcccacctacatacacgttttaagtataaatcatcagatttataaaatttacttcgaggactgttatatatcaaaaatatcaattttaatgatttgccataaaatgtgtattacattgcgaatttcaaaaaatcaaaattatttgatcagaatgacattcttcgtattcagaacgcaattcgatatgtctgatgtgctctaatgtcccacaataaatactgtccaaacgttcaaaccccttcccttaagtcagTATGCTAAAAAatataccgtcacttccaaagttgagtgacCCCCCCCCAGGGATGACACACTATATCATCATCTCAGAAGAAGGTGAAGGTGTGGCATCTACTGGCAGGGTTTGGGTTTTTATTTTGCCCATTTAAAACCCAATAAAGAAAGTACATGTAAGAGAGTCTGAGAACAAAAGGTTTGTTTAGTTTTTGTAGTTTTGAGAATATTATATTGcaacatttttgtgatttttcattttgttttctctGTTTGCAGGAAAACCGTCAAATGACCCACTGCACCCAGATTATGTTCCATCTATATTTGATGAAAATAGTCGTGTTGCTGCCTTGGACAAACTACGGCGCTACGAGAGATACATTAAACGGTCAACACAACCAATCAGTGACAGCCAGGACACCATTAGCGTCGATGGGGATGATCTACTCCCATCGTCACAGCATTCTGACACATCAGATTCAAACCCAACATCCCTTCTTCAAAAGAAGTTGGATGAACAGCGCACTCTCAATGCCTCAATGCAAGAGTACATCAGCACCTTACAGGAAGAGCGTGACAAGGCCATCGATGACTTGCAGAAGTGCAAATTTTCAGTTTCAATTATTAAAGAAGATGATAGTCGCTGCCAATTTTACACAGGTCTTTCTTGGGATGTTTTTTTATCAACTTTCCACTTTACTTGTAACCATGTACAGGGCAAAACAAAGGATAGTTTGCCTTTTATTGATCAATTCTTTCTGACACTTGTCAAATTAAGACTTGATTTACCATTTGAATTAATTGCTCATCTTACCGGTTGCGGAGACCAAACAATTAGTGACTACTTTTGGAAGTGGGTAGATGTTTTATTTGCAAAGCTTCAATTTCTAGTAAAACAGCCTGATAGAGAAGCCATCATCATGACTTTACCACCAGAATTTAAGGCAAAATTTCCACGACTTACAAATATTATAGACTGCTTCGAAATTTTTATTGACATGCCTGGAGAACTTCTTGCTCGTCAGCAGACATATTCAAATTACAAGAAACATACAACAGTTAAAGTTTTAATTGCATGTAGCCCTCTTGGAGCTGTAACATTTTTATCCTTGGCGTGGGGTGGACGTGTTTCTGATGTTGAACTGGTTAGAAAATCAGGATTTATAAGCCCCCATAGACACCAACCTGGTGATCAAATCCTTGCGGACAGAGGGTTCCCCTTGCAAGATGATTTTGCAGTACACTGTAGTGCCGAGCTAGTCGTCCCATCATTTACAAAAGGCAAGTCTCAACTCTCATCAGAAGACGTAGAAACCTCAAGAGAGAAATCTTCCATCAGGATCCATGTGGAGAGAGTAATTGGTCTTCTTAAGAAGAGATACACAATATTGAAAGGAACCCTTCCCATCCAAATGATCAAGTCTCTGAAGGATGAGGCAGACAGGGCAGATCTTGCCAGTATAGACCGACTACTAACAGTTTGTGCTGCGCTAGTTAACCTTGGAAGCAGCATTGTCTTCAAGGGATGAGTCTGAAACTTGTGTTTTCATGTGGGTTCACTAGCTATTAGTTATCCTCTGTTTGTTCACACAATGTCGAGGATTAATTTATGTGCTTGCCCTACTACCTAATCAAGGAATCACTGATTAGTACTAGGCGCTGTTAAGGTTCAAGCCGTTACACATGACAAAACTCTGATACCGGTACATGGTACACAGATCATATGAGAACGAAGTTTAGGAAAATAAGTGGCTCCATaagttttgaccttttttgactattttggggctaaaaaacaaaatgttgttcaaaaatgcatttttttcagattttgatgtACTATGTATGACAAAAGTCCCAAATTGGGTACACATGCATATTCACTTGAACACAAAGTTTATAAACAATCGACATTGTCATGATTTTGGGACTAAAACAACTTTTTGGTAActtgaaaaattcaaatttgtTACATATGTTTAAAACAACTGGCTCCAAAACATTTGAcctaattttgaccattttggcacaAAGAaactaatttttggtcaaaaatagaaATTAGTAATTATTTTTAAGTACCGGTATGACAAATCTTCCATATTTTGTACACAGCTTTATAACAATCTAGATTTTAGAAAAACAACTGGCtccaaaaaaaaccaacataaTTTGGggctaatatgcaaatttttaatTTCCGTGTATGACAAAGCTACTAAATTTGGTATACTGGTTAAAATGAACCCGGATTTAAGAAAAACAACTGGCTCCAAAACAAAAAATTCCCTTATTTTGACTGTGCTTGGGCTAAAAAACtaatttttgggcaaaattttttaatataggtttatataaacctgtgTACCAAATTTGGGAGATTTGGCATAATTGAAAGTCATAActttacattttgaccaaaacggaTATTTACcccccaaaatggtcaaaatagggtcaatttgttttaaatttgttgtttttcaaaaaatatgcaaGAGATATGTTATTTGTCATGTATGAAActtctaaatttgcatttttgaccaaaaacatgttttttagccAAAAAATGGTCATAATTATGTCAATTGTTTTTATGCCACTCATTTTCTTAAAGTTTGTGTTCATGTAAACCTGCATAGCCAGTTTGAGAGTTTTGTCATCTGTGTAATGATAATGGTAACATTTGCCCTTAACAGCTCCTACTATGATGAATTATGTGTAGACGTAGTACTTGCCACTATTATATCGAGGAATCcttaaatgtgaccgtacagcacgaatgagccgtaaatatcctcaattgtattctgagttacagtgtaaaatgggcatgaaggtcatattcataggtaattcaatttggtgctacgtgtatctcattaaatgaggtacacgtagcaccaaattgatgTACCTataaatacgaccttcatgcccattttacactgtaactcagaatacaattgaggacatttacggctcattcgtgctgtacggtcacaaatgggGATACTTGCCACTATATATATCGAGGAATCCTTTGTGGGGATACTTGCCACTATTATATCTAGGAATCCTTAGGTGGATTCTTGCCACTATTATCTGTTTTGTGGGGATTCTTAAATTGCCACTATTATATCTAGGAATCCTTCATGGGGATACTTGCCACTATTATATCTAGGAATCCTTTGTGGGGATATTGCCACTATTTTATCGAGGAATCATATATATGTGGGGATACTTGCCACTATTACTTATATCGAGGAATCACTTGTGGGGATACTTGCCACTATTATATCTAGGAATCTTGTGGGAATACTTCCCAGTTGGGTGCCATACACTGTATATCACATGAAGCCATTATTCAGGGGCGTATTTAATAGAGGGGGCGCCCTCAGCGTGTGCCCCCTCTAtattttgcagagcggcgcctgacttatgtatttttgcagagcagtGCCTGACTTTGCGCAcgggcgccccctctattgaaaattcctggatccgcccctgattaTGTCCCGGGATTATGTGATATGGCACTCAACCATAGTTATCTTTCCGTATTGcgtgaacaaacaggggataaaGAATTTGTGTATAGGATACTTGCCACTATTATATCTAGGAATGTTTTGTGGGGATATTACCACTATTTATATCGAGGAATGTTTTGTGGGGATATTGCCACTATTTATATCGAGGAATGTTTTGTGGGGATATTGCCACTATTTATATCAAGGAATGTTTTGTGGGGATATTGCCACTATTATATCTAGGAATGTTTTGTGGGGATATTGCCACTATTATATCTAGGAATGTTTTGTGGGGATATTGCCACTATTATATCTAGGAATTTGTGGGGATATTGCCACTATTATATCAAGGAATGTTTTGTGGGGATATTGCCACTATTATATCTAGGAATGTTTTGTGGGGATATTGCCACTATTATATCTAGGAATGTTTTGTGGGGATATTGCCACTATTATATCTAGGAATGTTTTGTGGGGATATTGCCACTATTTATATCGAGGAATGTTTGTGGGGATATTGCCACTATTTATATCTAGGAATGTTTTGTGGGGATATTGCCACTATTTATATCGAGGAATGTTTTGTGGGGATATTGCCACTATTTATATCGAGGAATGTTTTGTGGGGATATTGCCACTATTTATATCTAGGAATGTTTTGTGGGGATATTGCCACTATTTATATCAAGGAATGTTTTGTGGGGATATTGCCACTATTATATCTAGGAATGTTTTGTGGGGATATTGCCACTATTATATCTAGGAATGTTTTGTGGGGATATTGCCACTATTATATCTAGGAATTTGTGGGGATATTGCCACTATTATATCAAGGAATGTTTTGTGGGGATATTGCCACTATTATATCTAGGAATGTTTTGTGGGGATATTGCCACTATTATATCTAGGAATGTTTTGTGGGGATATTGCCACTATTTATATCGAGGAATGTTTTGTGGGGATATTGCCACTATTTATATCTAGGAATGTTTTGTGGGGATATTGCCACTATTTATATCGAGGAATGTTTTGTGGGGATATTGCCACTATTTATATCGAGGAATGTTTTGTGGGGATATTGCCACTATTTATATCTAGGAATGTTTTGTGGGGATATTGCCACTATTATATCTAGGAATGTTTTGTGGGGATATTGCCACTATTTATATCGAGGAATGTTTTGTGGGGATATTGCCACTATTTATATCGAGGAATGTTTTGTGGGGATATTGCCACTATTTATATCAAGGAATGTTTTGTGGGGATATTGCCACTATTATATCTAGGAATGTTTTGTGGGGATATTGCCACTATTTATATCTAGGAATGTTTTGTGGGGATATTGCCACTATTATATCTAGGAATGTTTTGTGGGGATATTGCCACTATTTA belongs to Amphiura filiformis chromosome 18, Afil_fr2py, whole genome shotgun sequence and includes:
- the LOC140139551 gene encoding uncharacterized protein, with the translated sequence MQEYISTLQEERDKAIDDLQKCKFSVSIIKEDDSRCQFYTGLSWDVFLSTFHFTCNHVQGKTKDSLPFIDQFFLTLVKLRLDLPFELIAHLTGCGDQTISDYFWKWVDVLFAKLQFLVKQPDREAIIMTLPPEFKAKFPRLTNIIDCFEIFIDMPGELLARQQTYSNYKKHTTVKVLIACSPLGAVTFLSLAWGGRVSDVELVRKSGFISPHRHQPGDQILADRGFPLQDDFAVHCSAELVVPSFTKGKSQLSSEDVETSREKSSIRIHVERVIGLLKKRYTILKGTLPIQMIKSLKDEADRADLASIDRLLTVCAALVNLGSSIVFKG